The following proteins come from a genomic window of Mycolicibacterium rufum:
- a CDS encoding molybdopterin-dependent oxidoreductase — protein MPTRSLRGTAVTARVGVALGVAIGICFATGLISHLIQHPQPWFWWPTRPVSLYRLTQGLHVISGIAAIPLLVVKLWSVWPKLFERPLFGGPVRALERISILVLVASMIFQLSTGLLNTAQWYVFGFFFTTAHYAMAYVAIGAVVVHIGVKLPVIRRALGEPLDDGPAVRQAGPTRRTVLIGTWLSVAVATVVTAGQTVPLLRRVSVLTPRSGTGPQGIPVNRSAVAAGVVTAARAPGYRLTVANGERSRSFTVAELAALPQSTHRLPIACVEGWSAEAAWTGVALSRLLDEVGASPDSDVRMISLEGPGPYSRTVLPARHTRDDMTLIALKINGETLNLDHGYPCRLIAPTRPGVLQTKWLTRIEVVP, from the coding sequence ATGCCCACAAGGTCTCTGCGCGGGACGGCCGTCACCGCCCGCGTCGGCGTGGCGCTCGGCGTCGCGATCGGAATCTGTTTCGCCACAGGCCTGATCAGTCATCTGATCCAGCACCCGCAGCCGTGGTTCTGGTGGCCCACCCGGCCGGTCTCGCTGTACCGGCTCACGCAGGGCCTGCACGTCATCAGCGGCATCGCCGCGATCCCGCTGCTCGTCGTCAAGCTGTGGTCGGTGTGGCCGAAGCTGTTCGAGCGTCCGCTGTTCGGCGGTCCGGTCCGCGCGCTGGAACGGATCTCGATCCTGGTGCTGGTCGCGTCGATGATCTTCCAGCTGAGCACCGGGCTGCTCAACACCGCGCAGTGGTACGTCTTCGGATTCTTCTTCACCACAGCGCATTACGCGATGGCCTACGTGGCGATCGGCGCGGTGGTCGTGCACATCGGGGTGAAGCTGCCGGTGATCCGCCGCGCCCTGGGGGAGCCGCTCGACGACGGACCGGCAGTCCGGCAGGCCGGGCCGACGCGCCGCACCGTGCTGATCGGGACGTGGCTGTCGGTCGCAGTGGCCACCGTCGTCACCGCCGGCCAGACGGTTCCGCTGCTGCGACGTGTCTCCGTGCTCACGCCGCGTTCAGGCACAGGCCCGCAAGGGATTCCGGTGAACCGGTCCGCGGTGGCCGCCGGTGTGGTGACCGCCGCCCGGGCGCCGGGATACCGGCTCACCGTGGCCAACGGCGAGCGCAGCAGGTCGTTCACCGTGGCCGAGCTGGCCGCGCTGCCGCAGAGCACCCACCGGCTGCCGATCGCGTGCGTGGAGGGATGGAGCGCCGAGGCGGCGTGGACCGGCGTCGCGTTGTCGCGGCTGCTCGACGAGGTGGGCGCGTCGCCGGACTCCGATGTGCGGATGATCTCGCTGGAGGGGCCGGGCCCGTACTCGCGGACCGTACTGCCCGCGCGGCACACCCGCGACGACATGACGCTGATCGCCCTGAAGATCAACGGTGAGACGTTGAACCTGGACCACGGCTATCCGTGCCGCCTCATTGCTCCGACGAGACCCGGTGTGCTGCAGACGAAATGGCTGACCCGGATCGAGGTGGTGCCGTGA